A genomic window from Archaeoglobus profundus DSM 5631 includes:
- a CDS encoding presenilin family intramembrane aspartyl protease PSH has protein sequence MIILIFILVGLTALAFTPTYESANVKVFENPSDPTNSLLYFLAIIVFTAIVMILTRKSEFFLKLVMYSLLFISAFYIFYPFFGILSIIPSSIVIVALLKRPNTLTINISAFLLACGITAMFGISLEPIPVLVLLIILAVYDFVAVYTTKHMIDLAESVVKLKLPLLFIIPTDDKPTMLGVGDVVIPNILTVSAQTFLNSPKIFGLKIPALTTLIGGALGLTILLIFAEKFKRAHAGLPFINSGAILGFLIGCMIS, from the coding sequence TTGATAATTCTTATCTTCATCTTAGTAGGTCTAACTGCTCTTGCATTCACTCCCACTTATGAATCTGCGAACGTTAAAGTCTTTGAAAATCCTTCAGATCCAACTAACTCCCTACTTTATTTTCTAGCTATAATTGTATTCACAGCGATAGTCATGATTTTAACAAGAAAGAGCGAGTTTTTTCTGAAATTAGTAATGTACTCATTACTGTTCATATCAGCATTCTACATCTTCTATCCGTTTTTTGGTATTCTATCAATTATTCCGTCCTCTATTGTCATAGTTGCACTGCTTAAGAGGCCTAATACATTAACAATCAACATTTCAGCATTTCTCCTTGCATGTGGAATCACTGCAATGTTTGGTATAAGTTTGGAACCAATTCCAGTCCTTGTACTTTTGATAATTCTAGCTGTCTATGATTTTGTCGCTGTTTATACGACCAAACATATGATAGACCTCGCTGAGAGTGTAGTCAAGCTGAAACTACCATTACTCTTCATAATTCCAACCGACGATAAACCTACGATGTTGGGTGTAGGCGACGTAGTCATACCAAACATACTGACAGTTTCCGCACAAACATTTCTCAACTCACCAAAGATCTTTGGATTGAAAATACCTGCCTTAACAACTTTAATTGGAGGAGCTTTGGGATTAACAATTTTGTTAATCTTTGCTGAAAAATTTAAAAGAGCTCATGCAGGTCTACCATTCATAAATTCTGGTGCGATATTGGGATTCCTAATCGGTTGCATGATATCCTAG
- a CDS encoding CoB--CoM heterodisulfide reductase iron-sulfur subunit B family protein, giving the protein MVKYGLFLGCNISFNRPDVEVSMRSIFPALGIELDDLVGQSCCPTWGTMPSVDIVGWCAVAARNLALGEEKGIDLMTACNSCYGSLNEARHKMLTNPEIHRKVNEILATIGKRYEGKAKCRHVAWVLYKDVGLEKLKESIKYTLDGITVAVQPGCHFLWPSEVYPDKEEDPFNPKVLRELCEALGAEAPYYTKLIECCGMGALRSTDPEKSFKLVKEKMENIKEEIDADLIVTTCSSCLIQLDDAQERLRKEGKINFSIPVLHLVQVIALCMGFDPEKVAGICVTPRDEIIKRILENKR; this is encoded by the coding sequence ATGGTGAAGTACGGCTTATTCTTGGGTTGTAACATTTCATTCAACAGGCCAGACGTGGAAGTTTCGATGAGAAGCATATTCCCAGCTTTGGGGATTGAACTGGACGATCTTGTGGGACAATCATGCTGCCCGACTTGGGGAACAATGCCTTCGGTAGATATCGTTGGATGGTGCGCCGTTGCAGCGAGAAATCTCGCTCTGGGTGAAGAGAAAGGAATTGATTTGATGACTGCTTGTAACTCATGTTACGGGTCATTAAATGAGGCAAGACATAAGATGCTCACGAATCCGGAGATACACAGGAAGGTAAACGAGATACTTGCCACGATAGGAAAGAGATATGAGGGTAAAGCTAAGTGCAGGCATGTGGCATGGGTTCTCTACAAGGATGTAGGATTGGAGAAGCTGAAGGAGTCGATAAAGTATACTTTAGACGGAATTACCGTAGCAGTTCAGCCGGGATGCCACTTCTTGTGGCCTTCCGAGGTTTATCCTGATAAGGAAGAGGATCCTTTTAATCCAAAGGTTTTGAGAGAACTCTGTGAAGCTTTGGGAGCTGAGGCTCCTTACTACACAAAGTTGATAGAGTGCTGCGGAATGGGTGCTTTGAGAAGTACCGATCCAGAGAAATCGTTCAAGCTCGTTAAGGAGAAGATGGAGAACATTAAGGAGGAGATCGATGCGGATTTGATTGTAACAACGTGCAGCTCTTGCCTGATTCAATTGGACGATGCACAGGAGAGGCTGAGGAAGGAGGGCAAGATAAACTTCTCAATCCCCGTACTGCACTTGGTGCAAGTCATAGCTTTATGCATGGGATTCGATCCAGAGAAGGTCGCAGGCATTTGTGTAACCCCAAGAGATGAAATAATTAAGAGAATTTTGGAAAATAAGAGGTGA
- the pheA gene encoding prephenate dehydratase produces MRILIFGVGGMGRFFRDFFRVRGYDVRGYDTIKDRRDVELDEISDFDVIFVCVPMECIKDALEDIKKYANKNALLVDISTIKSDILPYFDESGFDYMSIHPMFGPKSDIGLSNIIVVHRSGRREEEVILEEFKKAGAVISYLPRERHDVVMAEIQGLSHFTLIALADFLKDRVGEIINYASPIFCVLYKLASRIVSQNWKMYLKIQKNAEEKREEFLKHMISLSERLKDEREFKKLFEDLRDVYIDKGESTIILDSYKATLDVNDLNLVRGYIRALDSLILRLIERRVETGKKVAEIKKERNEPIEITDVEEIKIRDLIANTHLNPVLIYRIFDSLMTLTKEEEYRVLGVNKKLAILGPMGSFSEEMALRLVGSRLPLIYCSTTDEIIRAVERGKVDYGLIPIENSINGTVLPVLDALLNSNVEVFGECELEVVHCLTAKREIPLKSVKVVYSHPQAIAQCINFINNYLPHAEIRYTTSTSDAIKLLDENSVAITSEYAARLYRLCILRKGIQDVKNNVTRFYLIRRKGGKRSGRITAMFFGVEDRVGALKDVLEVFYKKNINMRKLESRPAKTGLGDYIFFVEIERALDEDDLKELKEVTTFYKIIGVFDRVESLTLN; encoded by the coding sequence ATGAGGATATTGATATTTGGAGTTGGAGGAATGGGAAGATTCTTCAGGGATTTTTTCAGGGTTAGAGGTTACGACGTTAGAGGTTACGATACGATCAAGGATAGAAGGGATGTTGAGCTTGATGAAATATCGGATTTCGATGTCATATTCGTCTGTGTTCCTATGGAGTGCATTAAGGATGCTTTGGAAGATATAAAGAAATACGCAAACAAGAATGCTCTACTAGTCGATATTTCGACAATAAAGTCAGACATTTTGCCGTACTTCGACGAAAGCGGTTTCGATTATATGAGCATACATCCGATGTTCGGACCGAAGAGTGATATTGGTCTATCGAACATAATAGTCGTTCACAGGTCTGGGAGAAGGGAGGAAGAAGTAATACTTGAAGAATTCAAAAAGGCTGGAGCTGTGATTAGTTACTTACCGAGGGAAAGGCATGATGTGGTGATGGCCGAAATTCAGGGCTTGAGCCACTTCACACTCATAGCCCTTGCAGACTTCCTTAAAGACAGAGTTGGAGAGATAATAAACTATGCTTCTCCAATATTCTGTGTGCTTTACAAGCTGGCATCTCGAATAGTATCGCAGAACTGGAAGATGTATCTTAAAATCCAAAAGAACGCTGAAGAGAAAAGAGAGGAGTTTCTAAAGCACATGATAAGTCTAAGCGAGAGGCTGAAGGATGAAAGAGAGTTTAAAAAGCTCTTTGAGGATTTAAGGGATGTTTACATTGATAAGGGTGAAAGCACAATAATCCTCGACTCCTATAAGGCAACGCTCGATGTGAACGATTTAAACTTGGTTAGGGGATACATTAGAGCTTTGGATTCGCTGATACTTAGACTTATAGAGAGGAGAGTTGAAACTGGGAAGAAGGTTGCAGAGATTAAGAAGGAGAGAAATGAGCCAATTGAGATAACCGATGTGGAGGAGATTAAGATCAGGGATCTGATAGCAAACACACATCTAAATCCAGTACTGATTTACAGGATTTTTGACAGCTTAATGACACTGACTAAAGAGGAGGAATACAGAGTTTTGGGAGTAAACAAGAAGCTGGCAATACTCGGTCCAATGGGGAGTTTCAGCGAGGAGATGGCGCTAAGACTAGTTGGTTCAAGATTGCCGCTGATATACTGCTCCACAACGGATGAAATAATAAGAGCTGTTGAGAGAGGCAAAGTCGATTATGGATTGATTCCAATCGAAAACTCGATAAACGGGACTGTTTTGCCAGTTCTAGACGCTCTTCTAAATTCAAATGTTGAGGTTTTCGGAGAATGCGAGCTTGAAGTAGTTCACTGCTTAACTGCCAAGAGGGAGATCCCGTTAAAGAGTGTTAAGGTGGTCTATTCCCATCCTCAAGCCATAGCTCAATGTATCAACTTCATCAACAACTATCTACCCCATGCGGAAATAAGGTACACGACATCGACAAGCGATGCTATCAAACTTTTGGATGAAAACTCGGTTGCAATAACATCGGAATACGCCGCAAGGCTGTACAGGCTTTGCATTCTCAGAAAAGGTATTCAGGATGTCAAGAACAACGTCACGAGATTTTACTTGATAAGAAGAAAAGGAGGTAAAAGATCTGGTAGAATTACGGCGATGTTCTTCGGTGTTGAAGACAGAGTTGGAGCTTTAAAAGACGTTTTGGAAGTATTTTACAAGAAGAATATCAACATGCGAAAGCTTGAATCGAGACCAGCCAAAACAGGTCTAGGAGATTATATCTTCTTCGTTGAGATTGAGAGGGCTTTAGATGAAGACGATTTGAAAGAGCTCAAGGAGGTAACAACGTTTTACAAGATAATAGGTGTATTTGATAGAGTAGAGTCGTTGACTCTTAATTAA
- a CDS encoding 4Fe-4S dicluster domain-containing protein translates to MEMMEEGVPDVINLSYLAEREETELEKRVAEIIKELGAERLMYCMQCGACASICPLARVGFEWYNKKLIKALILGLRDELLDDPTPWACVACNRCTEICPRRVSPFEVMFAMRRLMAEEYAIGSLAIEGLRSLYEYGHAVYMAGREARKKVGLPEKPPSTESDPKALEDLRKILKQTKLAELGLVPME, encoded by the coding sequence ATGGAAATGATGGAAGAAGGCGTTCCAGATGTTATTAATTTATCTTATTTAGCTGAGAGGGAAGAAACTGAATTGGAAAAGAGAGTTGCTGAGATAATAAAGGAGCTTGGCGCTGAAAGATTAATGTACTGCATGCAGTGCGGTGCTTGCGCTTCAATCTGCCCACTTGCAAGAGTAGGATTTGAATGGTACAACAAGAAGCTGATAAAGGCTCTAATATTAGGTTTAAGGGATGAATTGTTAGATGACCCAACACCTTGGGCATGCGTTGCATGCAACAGATGCACGGAGATCTGTCCTAGAAGAGTTTCGCCGTTTGAAGTGATGTTCGCGATGAGAAGGTTGATGGCTGAAGAGTATGCAATTGGATCTCTTGCAATAGAAGGATTGAGATCCTTGTACGAATATGGACATGCCGTTTACATGGCTGGGAGAGAGGCAAGAAAGAAGGTTGGATTGCCTGAAAAACCACCTTCAACTGAATCGGATCCGAAAGCATTGGAGGACTTGAGGAAGATACTGAAACAGACGAAGTTGGCTGAGTTAGGATTGGTTCCGATGGAGTGA
- the mvhA gene encoding F420-non-reducing hydrogenase iron-sulfur subunit MvhA, translated as MKKIEIEPMTRLEGHGKIAIFLDDKGNVADAFYQIVEFRGYETFLRGLPIEEVPRTVSTICGVCRAVHHTASTKASDGVYGVEPTETAKKIRELYLNAHYVEDHCAILYALGLPDFVVGIEADPAERNLVGLIKKVGVDVGKTVLKKRFAAVKVLEMLGGKPIHPVAGLPGGWSKRITEDERKEIEALAKEMVELGELTLQVFEDVILKNEKLLELITADYYRVVVNYLGTVDDAGKVNYYDGWQVGIDTKGNEVFRFKGKDYLNYIAERVVPWSYVKMPYFKQLGWKGFVDGEGTSLYSVGPLARCNIGDMNTPKAKEAQEKMFDVLKERPIHYIMAYHWARAVELLNAAERVLELAQDPEITSPDVRAELGEVTGEGVGIIEAPRGTLIHHYKTDENGIVTDANLIVATTHNHAPINIAIKKAAQHFIQENKEINDKLLNYVEIAYRPYDICQACASHALPGRYPLEVLVYDSEGELIKTIRNF; from the coding sequence GTGAAGAAGATTGAGATTGAGCCGATGACAAGACTTGAGGGTCACGGTAAGATTGCCATATTTCTAGACGATAAGGGAAATGTGGCAGACGCGTTCTATCAGATTGTGGAGTTTAGAGGATACGAAACATTCCTTAGAGGATTGCCGATAGAGGAAGTCCCAAGAACTGTTTCAACCATATGTGGTGTATGTAGAGCCGTTCACCACACAGCATCAACAAAAGCGAGTGACGGAGTTTACGGTGTAGAACCAACAGAAACTGCTAAGAAAATCAGAGAATTGTACCTAAACGCTCACTATGTAGAAGATCACTGTGCAATTCTCTATGCTTTGGGATTGCCAGACTTCGTTGTAGGAATTGAAGCTGATCCTGCTGAGAGAAACCTCGTCGGACTGATAAAGAAAGTAGGTGTTGATGTAGGTAAAACCGTGCTTAAGAAGAGGTTTGCAGCTGTCAAAGTCTTAGAAATGCTTGGAGGAAAGCCAATCCATCCAGTTGCAGGATTACCCGGTGGATGGTCGAAGAGGATAACGGAGGATGAAAGAAAGGAAATCGAGGCTCTTGCCAAGGAGATGGTTGAGCTTGGAGAGTTGACACTCCAGGTATTTGAGGATGTAATTCTGAAGAACGAGAAGTTGCTTGAACTGATTACAGCAGATTACTACAGAGTAGTGGTCAACTACTTGGGAACAGTCGATGATGCGGGTAAAGTTAACTACTACGATGGCTGGCAGGTAGGAATTGATACCAAAGGAAACGAGGTCTTCAGGTTCAAGGGTAAGGATTATCTCAACTACATAGCCGAGAGAGTAGTTCCTTGGAGCTACGTAAAGATGCCATACTTCAAGCAGTTGGGATGGAAGGGATTTGTTGATGGAGAAGGAACAAGCCTGTACAGCGTAGGTCCATTAGCGAGGTGCAACATTGGTGATATGAACACACCAAAGGCTAAGGAGGCTCAGGAAAAGATGTTCGATGTTTTGAAGGAGAGACCAATTCACTACATAATGGCCTACCACTGGGCCAGAGCCGTCGAGCTCTTGAACGCTGCGGAGAGAGTTCTAGAACTTGCACAGGATCCAGAAATCACAAGCCCAGATGTAAGAGCTGAACTAGGAGAGGTAACTGGAGAAGGTGTCGGAATAATCGAAGCTCCTCGTGGCACATTGATTCACCACTACAAGACTGATGAGAACGGAATAGTAACCGATGCCAACTTGATCGTAGCTACAACGCACAACCACGCACCTATAAACATAGCAATAAAGAAGGCAGCACAGCACTTCATACAGGAGAACAAAGAGATAAACGACAAACTGCTCAACTACGTAGAGATAGCTTACAGGCCGTACGACATCTGTCAGGCCTGTGCATCCCACGCACTGCCGGGAAGGTATCCACTTGAAGTTTTGGTTTACGACAGCGAGGGCGAGCTTATCAAGACCATCAGGAACTTCTAA
- the mvhD gene encoding F420-non-reducing hydrogenase iron-sulfur subunit MvhD, with product MSEEWEPNIVCIACNWCTYQAADMAGSLRYSYPPTVKVVRVPCSGRVEPEFIVEALTNGADGVIVGGCHLGDCHYKEGNYKALRRFKLLHKLLTELGIEPERVRLEWISGSEGLKFAEVMTEFDATIRKLGPFKFER from the coding sequence ATGAGCGAGGAGTGGGAACCAAACATCGTTTGTATTGCATGTAACTGGTGTACTTACCAAGCTGCTGACATGGCTGGTAGCTTGAGATACTCCTACCCACCTACTGTTAAAGTCGTCAGAGTCCCCTGCAGCGGTAGAGTTGAGCCAGAGTTCATAGTCGAGGCTCTAACAAACGGTGCTGACGGTGTGATAGTTGGAGGTTGCCACCTTGGAGATTGCCATTACAAGGAGGGGAACTACAAAGCTTTAAGAAGGTTCAAACTTCTGCACAAGCTCTTAACTGAATTGGGAATCGAGCCAGAAAGAGTAAGGCTAGAGTGGATCAGCGGTTCTGAAGGTTTGAAGTTCGCTGAAGTCATGACGGAATTCGATGCCACGATAAGGAAGTTGGGACCGTTTAAGTTTGAGAGGTGA
- a CDS encoding phosphoribulokinase: MLKEKLIKSGKVFIIGIAGDSGSGKTTFANGIKRMFGDDIVSHITLDDYHVYDREMRERLGITPLHPSANNLKLVETHLYLLKKGEKIKKPTYNHKTGTFGEWEDFESTPIVIVEGLHTLYDGIRDYIDFKIFVDPARYIKRLWKIKRDVEERGYDRDKVIREIIRREPDYKRYIDFQKIYADVVIKILPSSIQSTERIKYLVDSREEVYKVRLILKKTDIPLESVSLNIDISDLVKASERDFSIGFFSDYYYAEKASFIDIDGFLNVDIFKSLFDSLRKEIGDGEIKVESEYVNAIEFSKLLVCWKLVEVLKHSLRL; encoded by the coding sequence ATGCTTAAAGAGAAGCTGATCAAGAGTGGTAAAGTTTTCATAATAGGCATTGCTGGAGATAGCGGTTCTGGGAAAACTACGTTTGCCAACGGTATAAAGAGAATGTTTGGAGATGATATTGTTAGTCACATCACGCTTGACGATTATCACGTTTACGATAGGGAGATGAGAGAAAGGCTTGGAATAACGCCCCTACACCCATCAGCCAACAACTTAAAGCTGGTTGAAACTCATCTTTACCTGCTGAAGAAGGGTGAAAAAATAAAGAAGCCGACATACAACCATAAGACTGGAACTTTTGGAGAATGGGAAGACTTCGAGTCTACGCCTATAGTAATTGTTGAGGGTCTGCACACACTCTACGACGGCATAAGGGATTACATAGACTTCAAGATCTTCGTGGATCCTGCTAGGTACATAAAGAGGTTGTGGAAAATCAAGAGAGATGTAGAAGAAAGAGGATATGATAGAGATAAGGTTATAAGGGAGATAATTCGGAGAGAGCCGGACTACAAAAGGTATATAGACTTCCAGAAAATATATGCTGATGTTGTTATAAAAATTCTACCGAGTTCTATCCAGAGCACGGAGAGAATAAAGTATTTAGTTGATAGTCGGGAGGAGGTTTACAAAGTTAGGTTAATTCTAAAGAAAACGGATATTCCTCTGGAATCAGTAAGTCTGAACATTGACATTTCTGATCTTGTTAAAGCTAGTGAAAGAGATTTCTCGATTGGCTTTTTCTCAGATTACTATTACGCAGAGAAAGCTAGCTTCATAGACATTGACGGATTCTTAAATGTCGATATATTCAAATCTCTATTTGACTCACTAAGGAAAGAGATTGGCGATGGTGAGATTAAGGTTGAGTCGGAGTACGTCAATGCGATAGAGTTTTCGAAGCTCTTGGTGTGCTGGAAGCTCGTTGAAGTTCTAAAGCATAGTTTGAGATTGTAG
- a CDS encoding hydrogenase maturation protease has translation MKTIVIGIGNPYLKDDSVGLRVAKELEGKVKANVDFLTSTDLDVVGKILGYDRAIIVDAIKKVEEAGKIHVLNVDDLFVSYKFSSSHSLDLATSIKIGYEIFRDEMPKDIRIVAIEVEDIDFGYECSKKVKEAIPKAVEIVKRLIESV, from the coding sequence ATGAAAACGATAGTAATTGGCATAGGTAACCCCTATCTAAAGGACGACTCTGTAGGGTTGAGAGTTGCCAAAGAGCTAGAAGGAAAGGTTAAGGCGAATGTAGATTTCCTCACAAGCACCGATCTTGATGTTGTGGGAAAGATTCTCGGATACGATAGAGCTATAATCGTCGACGCAATTAAAAAGGTTGAAGAAGCTGGAAAAATTCACGTTTTGAATGTTGATGATCTCTTCGTTTCGTACAAGTTCTCTAGTTCGCACAGCTTAGACCTAGCTACGAGCATAAAGATCGGATATGAAATATTTAGAGATGAAATGCCCAAAGATATAAGAATAGTGGCAATTGAGGTAGAGGATATCGATTTTGGATATGAGTGCTCTAAAAAAGTTAAAGAGGCTATACCGAAAGCCGTGGAAATTGTTAAGAGATTAATCGAATCAGTATAG
- a CDS encoding PINc/VapC family ATPase has protein sequence MKYVIDTSALIDGRVSKMLENGEIAGTIIIPEPAIAELEAQANRGKMTGFKGLEEIKKIREIAEQKGFDVIFLGERPSIEQIRLAKSGEIDNMIRRIAEEEKAILITCDRVQYYVAVAKGIDAIYLQQEVIKPEETNIMKFFTPDTASVHLREGVPPLAKRGKIGQLKLVKIRDEPMTLQELQEIAHEILEVARIDEDSNIEIERKGCTVVQLRDLRIAIAERPFADRMEITAVRPIAKVTLDEYGISEELKRRIVEKQRGILIAGPPGAGKSTFAASVANYLMEMGHIVKTMESPRDLIVRDEITQYAPLEGDMSLTSDILLLVRPDYTIYDELRRTSDFQVFADMRLAGVGMIGVTHATRAIDAIQRLIGRVELGIIPQVVDTVIFIDAGQIKKVYELNFTVKVPYGMTEEDLARPVIEVIDFETKRVEYEIYTYGEQVVVMPIEEENLEEIKKMIEDVIRRYVSRFEVEVLSNTKAIVKVPEDDIPRLLGRRGRRIKNIEKELKIKLDVQPLYEEVMVEAKVEEDTKHYIIHAKGLEGRTVEIYANNDYLFTVAVSRKGTIKIRKDKEAGKMLKEALLRGEKIYIKYRA, from the coding sequence GTGAAGTACGTAATAGACACCAGTGCTTTGATTGATGGAAGAGTATCTAAGATGCTTGAGAATGGGGAAATAGCTGGCACTATAATCATCCCTGAACCCGCTATTGCTGAGTTGGAAGCTCAGGCTAATAGAGGTAAGATGACGGGATTCAAAGGTCTAGAAGAGATTAAGAAAATACGTGAAATCGCAGAGCAAAAAGGATTTGACGTAATTTTCTTGGGTGAAAGACCATCTATTGAGCAGATAAGGCTGGCAAAGAGCGGTGAAATAGATAACATGATCAGAAGGATTGCTGAGGAGGAAAAGGCAATTCTAATTACGTGTGACAGGGTTCAATACTACGTTGCAGTTGCAAAGGGTATTGACGCAATATACTTACAGCAAGAGGTCATAAAGCCTGAGGAAACCAATATAATGAAATTCTTCACACCCGATACTGCTAGTGTTCACCTTAGAGAGGGTGTACCTCCACTTGCAAAGAGGGGTAAGATTGGCCAGCTTAAACTTGTAAAAATTAGAGATGAGCCCATGACTTTACAGGAGTTGCAAGAAATTGCACACGAAATCTTAGAGGTTGCAAGGATAGATGAGGATAGTAATATAGAAATCGAAAGAAAGGGTTGTACGGTTGTCCAGCTCAGAGATTTAAGAATTGCCATTGCTGAGAGACCTTTTGCTGATAGAATGGAGATTACTGCTGTAAGACCTATTGCAAAGGTTACACTTGATGAGTACGGAATAAGTGAAGAATTAAAGAGAAGAATCGTTGAGAAACAGAGAGGTATCTTAATAGCAGGTCCTCCTGGGGCTGGTAAGTCGACATTCGCTGCGAGTGTAGCAAACTACCTCATGGAAATGGGTCACATCGTCAAAACTATGGAGAGTCCAAGAGATTTAATAGTTAGAGATGAAATTACTCAGTATGCTCCTCTTGAAGGTGACATGAGCTTAACATCAGACATTCTCCTCCTTGTTAGACCAGATTATACGATATATGATGAATTAAGAAGAACTTCTGATTTCCAAGTGTTTGCAGATATGCGACTGGCGGGAGTGGGAATGATAGGTGTAACACATGCTACAAGAGCTATAGACGCTATCCAGAGGCTTATTGGTAGGGTTGAACTTGGTATAATTCCTCAAGTAGTAGATACAGTAATCTTCATCGATGCTGGGCAGATCAAGAAGGTTTACGAGCTGAACTTTACAGTCAAAGTTCCCTATGGAATGACTGAGGAAGACTTAGCTAGACCAGTTATAGAAGTCATAGACTTCGAAACCAAGAGAGTTGAATACGAAATTTACACCTATGGCGAACAAGTCGTTGTGATGCCCATTGAAGAGGAAAACCTAGAGGAGATTAAGAAGATGATTGAAGATGTAATAAGGAGGTACGTCTCCAGATTCGAAGTTGAAGTTCTCAGCAACACAAAAGCAATTGTAAAAGTTCCGGAAGATGATATTCCAAGACTCTTGGGTAGGAGAGGCAGGAGAATTAAGAATATTGAGAAGGAGTTGAAGATTAAGCTGGATGTGCAGCCTCTCTATGAAGAGGTAATGGTCGAAGCTAAGGTTGAGGAAGACACTAAGCACTACATAATACATGCTAAAGGGTTGGAGGGTAGGACTGTTGAAATCTATGCGAACAACGATTACCTATTCACCGTGGCTGTGAGCAGGAAGGGAACTATAAAGATTAGAAAGGATAAAGAAGCTGGAAAAATGCTTAAGGAAGCCTTGCTAAGAGGTGAAAAGATATACATCAAGTACAGGGCTTGA
- the mvhG gene encoding F420-non-reducing hydrogenase iron-sulfur subunit MvhG, with translation MALKLAYLLVGGCGGCDMAVVDLSEKLVDALEHLEIVFWAPTVADVKYKDLEAMPDQSIDLGLISGMVRNKENEHLVKVMRQKCKIIVAFGICAALGGIPGMANMHKNEELFENAYIKSPSTDNPNNVIPQPVSKEGEFELTLPEFLDRVKPIDEVIEVDYYVGGCPPHHDHVAKVVEAVITGNLPPKGSWITNGKAVCDVCARNPAVKGKTREFVKEVKRMHEGIPDEEECLLNQGYLCLGPVTQGDCGALCPKVNIRCAGCGGPIPPTRDFGLRAISALGSILADENVTDQLIKKYPVLTKILYRYSLPGAMINKKLFK, from the coding sequence ATGGCTCTGAAACTTGCATATCTTTTAGTCGGTGGTTGTGGCGGCTGTGATATGGCTGTTGTTGACCTATCAGAAAAGCTCGTAGACGCTTTAGAGCACTTGGAAATTGTATTCTGGGCACCTACAGTTGCTGATGTAAAGTACAAGGATTTGGAGGCAATGCCCGACCAGTCGATAGATTTGGGATTAATCTCAGGTATGGTTAGAAACAAGGAAAACGAGCATCTCGTCAAGGTGATGAGACAGAAGTGTAAGATAATCGTAGCTTTCGGAATCTGTGCAGCTCTAGGTGGAATACCAGGAATGGCTAACATGCACAAGAATGAGGAGTTGTTCGAGAATGCGTACATAAAGAGTCCGAGCACGGACAACCCCAATAATGTCATACCTCAACCCGTAAGTAAGGAAGGTGAATTCGAATTGACCTTGCCAGAGTTCCTCGACCGTGTTAAGCCGATTGATGAGGTAATAGAAGTCGATTACTACGTCGGCGGATGTCCACCGCACCACGATCACGTCGCAAAGGTTGTTGAAGCGGTTATAACCGGTAACTTGCCACCTAAGGGATCATGGATAACGAATGGAAAGGCTGTCTGCGATGTCTGTGCTAGAAATCCAGCCGTTAAGGGTAAGACAAGAGAATTCGTTAAAGAAGTTAAGAGAATGCACGAGGGTATTCCAGATGAGGAGGAGTGCCTACTCAATCAGGGTTACCTCTGCTTGGGTCCGGTAACTCAGGGCGATTGTGGAGCTCTGTGTCCTAAAGTAAACATAAGATGTGCCGGATGTGGTGGACCTATTCCACCGACAAGGGACTTCGGCTTGAGAGCAATAAGTGCGTTGGGTTCAATATTAGCTGACGAGAACGTAACTGATCAGTTGATCAAGAAGTATCCCGTGCTAACGAAGATACTCTACAGGTACAGCCTGCCCGGAGCTATGATAAACAAGAAGCTATTTAAGTGA
- a CDS encoding DUF2250 domain-containing protein: MYILLHLKRANVNYVKMIAKMIELSLELVKTALDDLMKAGLVERDQGSALKRSKAKFKKAFEVRKHHTYYKLSREGDLLVRRIDERWLRENLTVPYDLFKALMKTEDFKSACKEAGFNESEFFEEFLLHRLITPSGKKTKFFKMLTTMLSDRLIDLQ; the protein is encoded by the coding sequence TTGTACATCTTGCTCCATTTAAAGAGAGCCAATGTCAATTATGTGAAGATGATTGCTAAAATGATAGAATTAAGCTTGGAACTCGTAAAGACAGCTTTAGATGATTTAATGAAAGCTGGATTAGTAGAGAGGGATCAAGGTTCAGCTTTGAAAAGAAGTAAGGCAAAGTTCAAGAAGGCCTTTGAAGTTCGCAAGCATCACACCTACTACAAGCTTTCGAGAGAGGGTGATCTCCTAGTAAGAAGGATTGATGAGCGTTGGCTAAGAGAAAATTTGACAGTACCGTATGATCTATTTAAAGCCCTTATGAAAACAGAAGATTTTAAATCAGCTTGTAAGGAAGCTGGATTTAATGAATCCGAGTTTTTCGAGGAATTTCTTCTGCATAGGCTGATAACACCAAGCGGAAAGAAGACGAAGTTTTTCAAGATGCTCACAACTATGCTCAGCGATAGGTTAATAGATCTCCAATGA